From Armatimonadota bacterium, the proteins below share one genomic window:
- the folD gene encoding bifunctional methylenetetrahydrofolate dehydrogenase/methenyltetrahydrofolate cyclohydrolase FolD, with protein sequence MPAQILDGKETAKQVRREVKAAVEELRARGVQPGLAAVLVGNNPASEVYVSAKQKACEKAGIVSWLHRLPDTASTEEVVTLIQSLNAKAEVHGILVQLPLPKGIDTQSVIDLISPDKDVDGVTAASFGRLLLGRDTFVSATAGGMMELLRRYDIPIAGKRAVVVGRSNIVGKPMAILLMHANATVTICHSKTDDLPGICREADILVAALNQPEMLDRTYVKPGAVVVDAGYSRPPGRQGDVGDVNTASAAEVASWITPVPGGVGPMTIATLLMNTLKAASKER encoded by the coding sequence GTGCCCGCACAGATACTGGATGGTAAGGAAACAGCAAAGCAGGTTCGCCGCGAGGTAAAGGCCGCGGTTGAGGAACTGCGGGCCCGGGGCGTTCAACCCGGCCTGGCGGCCGTATTGGTTGGCAACAATCCCGCCAGTGAGGTCTACGTTTCGGCGAAGCAGAAAGCGTGCGAAAAGGCCGGCATCGTGTCCTGGCTGCACCGTCTGCCGGACACGGCGTCCACCGAGGAGGTCGTCACCCTCATCCAATCTCTGAACGCGAAGGCAGAGGTCCACGGCATCCTGGTGCAGTTGCCGCTGCCGAAGGGCATCGATACACAGTCCGTGATCGACTTGATTTCGCCGGACAAAGATGTGGACGGCGTCACCGCCGCGTCCTTTGGCCGCCTGCTCCTGGGCCGTGACACCTTTGTGAGCGCCACGGCGGGCGGAATGATGGAGCTTCTGCGTCGTTACGACATTCCGATCGCGGGCAAGCGCGCCGTGGTCGTTGGTCGCAGCAACATCGTCGGCAAGCCGATGGCGATCCTCCTGATGCACGCCAACGCCACCGTCACGATCTGCCACAGCAAGACCGACGACCTCCCCGGAATATGTCGCGAGGCCGATATCCTGGTCGCCGCGCTGAACCAGCCGGAAATGCTCGACAGGACCTATGTGAAGCCGGGCGCGGTTGTGGTGGATGCAGGTTATAGCCGGCCTCCGGGGCGCCAGGGCGATGTGGGAGATGTGAACACGGCCAGCGCCGCTGAGGTGGCCTCCTGGATCACTCCTGTTCCCGGCGGCGTGGGGCCCATGACCATCGCCACACTGCTCATGAACACGCTCAAGGCGGCGTCCAAAGAACGATGA
- a CDS encoding DUF2283 domain-containing protein: MAVTSPQDYLSMVTAVRGAPEGYLWSSYDAEADVMYINFNKPSHATDIELTDDDIIVRYEGDQVIGYTVLHASTR; encoded by the coding sequence ATGGCCGTAACCAGCCCACAAGACTATCTCAGCATGGTGACTGCAGTGCGCGGCGCGCCAGAGGGGTATCTGTGGTCGTCCTATGACGCTGAGGCGGACGTGATGTACATCAACTTCAACAAGCCCAGCCACGCGACGGACATCGAGCTTACGGACGATGACATTATCGTTCGATACGAAGGTGACCAGGTGATCGGCTACACCGTCCTTCACGCCTCCACGAGATAG
- the nusB gene encoding transcription antitermination factor NusB, with translation MAVTRRLAREIALKTLYQIAIGGMDADTALDGALDANQPPIAGRDDALAWEAVSEYARALVLGVVANGESYDQTLQRYARDWDPDRMPTVDHILLHIALQELLHSGDVPHGVAINEAVDLAKEYSTEESGKFVNGILGSYVRTEGAEAKK, from the coding sequence ATGGCCGTTACACGCAGACTGGCTCGGGAGATTGCGCTCAAGACGCTCTACCAGATCGCGATTGGCGGGATGGACGCCGATACGGCGCTGGATGGCGCGCTGGACGCGAATCAGCCTCCAATCGCGGGCAGAGACGACGCGCTGGCGTGGGAGGCCGTGTCGGAGTACGCCCGGGCGTTGGTGCTGGGAGTGGTCGCCAATGGAGAGTCCTACGATCAAACACTGCAGCGCTATGCCCGCGACTGGGACCCGGACCGGATGCCGACGGTTGACCACATTCTCTTGCACATAGCGTTGCAGGAACTGCTGCACTCGGGCGATGTGCCGCACGGCGTGGCCATCAACGAGGCCGTGGACCTTGCCAAGGAGTACAGCACCGAGGAAAGCGGGAAATTCGTGAACGGCATCCTGGGTTCATACGTAAGGACGGAAGGCGCGGAGGCGAAGAAGTGA
- the accC gene encoding acetyl-CoA carboxylase biotin carboxylase subunit, which yields MFKKVLIANRGEIALRIIRACRELRIPSVAVYSQADVHSLHVRAADEAICVGPPAGRESYLNVANILSAAFISGADAIHPGYGFLAENTTFAEACEQSRIKFIGPTPAAIDGMGDKHKARELMQKAGVPVVPGSPSPISSEMDALNVARSIAYPVMIKAVAGGGGKGIRICQTEEDLLTNLKACQTEALAAFGDAGVIIEKYIEEPRHIEFQILADEHGNVVHLGERDCSVQTMRYQKMVEEAPSIAVDDHLRHKMGEAAIKAARAVNYTNAGTVEFLLDSTGHFYFLEMNTRIQVEVPVTEMVTGVDLIRQQILIAAGQELTFGQKDIRINGHAIEARITAEDPDRNFAPNAGKVDRLILPGGYGTRVDTHLYAGYEVPSYYDSMLAKLIVWGANREEAVNRMVRCLDEFEVEPLITNVAFQRRIFANPYFRRGEVSTAFLQKRMGV from the coding sequence ATGTTTAAAAAAGTACTGATTGCCAACCGGGGCGAGATAGCCCTGCGCATCATCCGCGCTTGCCGCGAGCTGCGAATACCATCCGTTGCGGTGTACTCACAGGCCGACGTTCACAGTCTGCACGTTCGCGCGGCGGACGAAGCGATCTGCGTAGGCCCGCCCGCCGGGCGTGAGTCATACCTGAACGTCGCCAATATCCTGAGCGCCGCGTTCATCAGCGGCGCCGACGCCATCCATCCGGGCTATGGCTTCCTCGCGGAGAACACCACGTTTGCGGAAGCGTGCGAGCAAAGCCGGATCAAGTTCATAGGGCCCACTCCGGCCGCCATCGACGGGATGGGCGACAAACACAAGGCGCGCGAATTGATGCAGAAGGCCGGCGTGCCGGTCGTGCCAGGCAGCCCGAGCCCGATCTCGTCCGAGATGGACGCGCTCAACGTTGCGCGATCGATCGCGTATCCCGTGATGATCAAGGCCGTCGCGGGCGGCGGCGGCAAGGGGATCCGCATCTGCCAGACGGAAGAGGACCTCCTCACCAACCTGAAGGCGTGCCAGACGGAAGCCCTGGCCGCGTTCGGCGACGCGGGCGTCATCATCGAGAAGTACATCGAGGAGCCGCGCCACATCGAGTTTCAGATACTGGCGGATGAGCACGGGAACGTGGTCCACCTGGGCGAACGCGATTGCAGCGTGCAGACCATGCGCTATCAGAAGATGGTGGAGGAGGCGCCCAGCATCGCGGTGGACGACCATCTGCGCCACAAGATGGGTGAAGCCGCCATCAAGGCCGCGCGCGCCGTCAACTACACGAACGCCGGGACCGTCGAATTCCTGCTCGACAGCACCGGCCATTTCTACTTCCTGGAGATGAATACGCGCATCCAGGTCGAGGTGCCGGTAACGGAGATGGTTACCGGCGTTGACCTGATCCGGCAGCAGATACTGATCGCGGCGGGCCAGGAGTTAACATTCGGTCAGAAAGACATCAGGATCAATGGCCACGCCATTGAGGCGCGCATAACAGCGGAGGATCCGGACCGTAACTTCGCTCCCAATGCCGGGAAGGTGGACCGGCTGATCCTTCCGGGCGGATATGGAACCCGCGTGGACACCCACCTGTACGCCGGTTATGAAGTGCCGTCCTACTACGACAGCATGCTCGCGAAACTCATCGTGTGGGGCGCCAACCGCGAGGAGGCTGTGAACCGCATGGTGCGCTGCCTCGATGAGTTCGAGGTCGAACCGCTGATCACCAATGTTGCCTTCCAGCGTCGCATTTTCGCGAATCCGTATTTCCGCCGCGGCGAGGTGAGTACGGCCTTCCTGCAAAAGCGAATGGGAGTCTGA
- the lon gene encoding endopeptidase La has product MDEVIEQTLGGTEENESMELPEILNLLPLRDTVLFPAAVLPLNVARESSVKMIDDTVTAGGRIIATCTMKDSSIDKPGADDIYTIGTAVVIRMMLKMPDGVRLMVQGLGRFRIVEVLQTDPYIRVRIEPLSDQTEVTEEQAEHLEALRRAVGDVFKRVVELAPGLPDELAGISDAVTEPAVLADMIAAHLPIGTEEKQGLLETLPVRERMERLLSILNRESQVLELSSKIQGEVREELNKTQRDYFLREQMKAIQRELGDADDRTEEIEELRQKIEASGMTEEAHKEADRELDRLQRMPPQAAEYTVSRTYLDWLTSLPWQSATIDNLDIPHVKEVLDTDHFGLDKVKDRLLEFLSVRKFKPEGHVRQPILCFVGPPGVGKTSLAKSIARALGRKFVRFSLGGMRDEAEIRGHRRTYVGALPGQIIQGIRRAESNNAVMVLDEVDKLGSDFRGDPTSALLEVLDPEQNNTFRDHYLDVSFDLSKVLFITTANMLDPIPGPLRDRMEIIEIAGYTEEEKVQIAIRHLIPKQMYEHGLKSAGGVVTEEYIPEGERDTPKDVPIDKEVAPNEAEEPSTPQAPPEAPQGHIAWTEEGIRDILRGYTREAGVRNLERQVAAVCRKCTRQFAEGRTEPVTVDVAAVESYLGAPRFEDEDLRDRTLIPGVVTGLAWTPVGGDVLFVEAIAMPGERGLTLTGQLGDVMKESAQAALSWVRAHSRELGIADDFFTKHELHVHVPQGAVPKDGPSAGVTMATAITSLATGRPTIPLLAMTGEISLSGRVLPIGGLKEKALAAHRAGVRTLIVPERNRKDFEEDVPEDVRAELTVHYVKELKEVLDLALQPAKPGTTPPNDEPIAV; this is encoded by the coding sequence ATGGACGAGGTAATCGAACAAACACTAGGCGGGACGGAAGAGAACGAATCCATGGAGTTGCCGGAGATACTGAACCTCCTGCCCCTTCGGGACACCGTGCTGTTCCCCGCCGCCGTATTGCCCCTGAACGTGGCCCGCGAGTCGTCGGTGAAGATGATCGATGATACGGTGACGGCCGGGGGGCGCATCATCGCGACCTGCACGATGAAAGACTCCAGCATCGACAAGCCCGGTGCGGACGACATCTACACCATCGGCACCGCGGTGGTCATCCGCATGATGCTCAAGATGCCGGATGGCGTGCGCTTGATGGTTCAGGGTTTGGGCCGCTTCCGCATCGTCGAAGTCCTTCAGACCGACCCGTACATACGTGTGCGGATTGAGCCCCTGTCGGACCAGACCGAAGTTACCGAAGAGCAGGCGGAGCACCTGGAAGCCCTTCGCCGGGCCGTCGGAGACGTATTCAAGCGCGTGGTTGAACTTGCGCCCGGGCTGCCCGACGAATTGGCCGGGATCTCCGATGCGGTGACGGAACCGGCCGTGCTCGCGGACATGATCGCCGCCCACCTGCCCATCGGCACCGAGGAAAAACAGGGACTGCTGGAAACGCTGCCCGTCCGGGAACGCATGGAGCGCCTGCTTTCAATCCTGAACCGTGAATCCCAGGTGCTGGAACTGAGCAGCAAGATCCAGGGTGAGGTCCGCGAGGAACTGAACAAGACCCAGCGCGATTACTTCCTGCGCGAGCAGATGAAAGCGATCCAGCGCGAATTGGGCGACGCGGACGACCGCACCGAGGAGATCGAAGAACTCCGCCAGAAAATCGAAGCCAGCGGCATGACAGAAGAGGCGCACAAGGAAGCCGACAGGGAACTCGATCGGCTCCAGCGCATGCCGCCGCAGGCCGCGGAATACACGGTCAGCCGCACGTATCTGGATTGGCTCACATCGCTTCCGTGGCAGTCGGCAACCATTGACAACCTTGATATCCCGCATGTGAAGGAAGTTTTGGATACGGACCACTTCGGACTGGACAAGGTGAAGGACCGTCTGCTGGAGTTCCTCAGCGTACGCAAGTTCAAGCCTGAAGGCCACGTTCGACAGCCGATCTTGTGCTTCGTTGGACCTCCCGGCGTGGGCAAGACCAGCCTCGCCAAATCCATCGCGCGGGCGCTTGGCCGCAAATTCGTGCGCTTCAGCCTCGGCGGCATGCGGGACGAAGCGGAAATCCGCGGCCACCGGCGGACCTATGTTGGCGCCCTGCCCGGCCAGATCATTCAGGGTATCCGCCGCGCCGAAAGCAACAACGCGGTGATGGTTCTGGACGAAGTGGACAAACTCGGCAGCGACTTCAGAGGCGACCCGACCTCCGCCCTCCTGGAGGTGTTGGATCCGGAGCAGAACAACACATTCCGCGACCATTACCTGGACGTTTCGTTCGATCTGAGCAAGGTGCTATTCATCACAACGGCGAATATGCTCGACCCGATTCCGGGCCCGCTCCGCGACCGCATGGAGATCATCGAGATCGCCGGGTACACCGAGGAGGAAAAGGTCCAGATCGCCATCCGGCACCTCATTCCCAAGCAGATGTACGAACACGGCCTGAAGTCGGCGGGAGGGGTCGTCACCGAGGAGTATATTCCCGAGGGAGAGAGGGACACTCCGAAGGACGTTCCCATCGATAAGGAGGTCGCTCCGAACGAGGCCGAGGAGCCGTCCACGCCCCAGGCTCCGCCCGAGGCGCCGCAAGGCCATATCGCCTGGACCGAGGAAGGCATCCGGGACATACTGCGGGGATACACTCGGGAAGCCGGCGTCCGCAATCTGGAGCGCCAGGTAGCCGCGGTGTGCCGCAAATGCACCCGCCAGTTCGCCGAAGGCCGCACGGAACCGGTGACAGTGGACGTTGCCGCCGTGGAATCCTACCTTGGCGCACCCCGCTTCGAAGATGAAGACCTTAGGGATCGCACCCTGATTCCGGGAGTCGTCACGGGCCTCGCCTGGACCCCGGTCGGCGGCGACGTCCTTTTCGTCGAAGCCATCGCTATGCCGGGGGAACGCGGCCTCACCCTCACGGGCCAGCTGGGCGACGTGATGAAAGAGTCAGCGCAGGCCGCGCTTTCGTGGGTTCGGGCACACAGCCGTGAACTCGGTATCGCCGACGACTTCTTCACCAAACACGAACTTCACGTTCACGTTCCGCAAGGCGCGGTGCCCAAGGACGGACCGTCCGCCGGCGTGACCATGGCGACCGCCATCACGAGCCTCGCGACCGGCAGGCCGACAATACCGCTTCTCGCGATGACCGGCGAGATCAGTCTCAGCGGCCGAGTGCTGCCGATAGGCGGCCTGAAGGAGAAGGCTCTGGCCGCTCACAGGGCCGGCGTCCGAACGTTGATCGTCCCGGAACGAAACCGAAAGGACTTTGAAGAAGACGTGCCCGAAGACGTGCGCGCGGAACTCACTGTCCATTACGTGAAGGAACTCAAGGAAGTGCTGGACCTGGCTCTGCAGCCCGCCAAGCCAGGAACAACCCCGCCGAACGACGAACCGATTGCTGTATAG
- a CDS encoding ABC transporter ATP-binding protein, producing MQPAIEITGLRKTYRSRFPRRNVHALDDVTLAVAPGEVFGYLGSNGAGKTTTVRILLGLARPSGGSARLMGRLPGGPNRSRVGYLPESPYFYDFLTPVELLTFYCRVFGISGVNRRHRIAEVLDLVGIADRRDSPLRAFSKGMTQRVGLAQALLNDPDVLFLDEPTSGLDPMGRRDIRDIILALKSRGKTVFLNSHLLSEVEQICDRVAILKAGRLMSIGTVNELISRGGVEICVRASAENLPGSASSLAVGEPTDGVLRLVVERESDTPAVLRALMDAGIEIISMNPRRETLEDVFIRIETERT from the coding sequence ATGCAGCCAGCCATCGAGATAACAGGCCTGCGGAAGACGTACCGCAGCCGATTCCCGCGCCGCAACGTACACGCGCTTGACGATGTCACACTCGCGGTGGCGCCCGGTGAAGTGTTTGGCTATCTGGGATCCAACGGCGCGGGCAAGACCACCACAGTCAGGATTCTGCTAGGACTGGCCCGCCCGTCCGGCGGATCCGCTCGATTGATGGGACGCCTTCCCGGCGGTCCGAATCGGTCGCGCGTTGGATACCTCCCGGAGTCGCCGTACTTCTATGACTTTCTCACGCCGGTAGAACTGCTCACCTTTTACTGCCGGGTCTTCGGCATTTCCGGCGTGAATCGCCGGCACAGGATCGCCGAGGTACTCGACTTGGTCGGCATTGCGGATCGCCGGGACAGCCCGCTCCGCGCCTTCTCCAAGGGGATGACGCAGCGGGTGGGGTTGGCTCAAGCTTTGCTGAACGACCCGGATGTACTGTTCCTCGACGAGCCGACTTCAGGCCTCGACCCAATGGGGCGCCGGGACATTCGCGACATCATCCTCGCGCTGAAATCCAGGGGGAAGACGGTCTTCCTGAACTCCCACCTTTTGAGCGAGGTGGAACAGATCTGCGACCGCGTCGCCATCCTGAAGGCCGGACGCTTGATGAGCATCGGCACGGTGAATGAACTGATCAGCCGCGGCGGCGTTGAGATCTGCGTTCGCGCCTCCGCCGAGAACCTGCCAGGCAGCGCCTCCTCTCTCGCGGTTGGAGAGCCGACTGATGGGGTCCTTCGCCTCGTTGTGGAGCGCGAATCGGATACGCCGGCTGTCTTGCGCGCGCTGATGGATGCCGGAATCGAGATCATATCGATGAACCCCCGGCGCGAAACCCTCGAGGATGTGTTCATCCGCATCGAAACGGAGCGAACCTGA
- a CDS encoding ABC transporter permease subunit, which translates to MLRRILAIAGLTLKESARKRVSAGMIFCSVLMTLALGLVARSMQANEGSDIGLAAAVFTLLRVVAGFTWVLAIFISVTAIPPEFERRTTYTLFAKPVERYEFVFGKFLGCFLLLAGNLAVIAAIVWLMLGREDPKLTMDMLRNLGAFCVSYTALIALAISFTLVAPMPIAALLSLGVYFLASVYGYGQQVAETARLHPFWRALGALVFHLGRYATPRVNWLNTDRPFYQITGHTQPEAILYVLAYSMAVLILGAVVFSRREL; encoded by the coding sequence ATGCTGAGGCGAATTCTGGCCATTGCGGGGCTGACGCTGAAGGAATCGGCGCGAAAGCGCGTGTCAGCCGGAATGATCTTCTGCTCCGTCCTGATGACGCTTGCGTTAGGCCTGGTGGCGCGATCGATGCAGGCGAATGAAGGCAGCGATATCGGCCTCGCCGCGGCTGTATTCACGCTGCTGCGCGTGGTCGCCGGATTCACCTGGGTCCTGGCGATCTTCATCTCCGTGACCGCCATTCCACCGGAATTCGAGCGGCGGACGACCTACACCCTGTTCGCAAAGCCGGTAGAGCGGTACGAATTCGTGTTCGGCAAATTCCTGGGGTGCTTCCTCCTGCTAGCCGGCAACCTGGCTGTGATTGCGGCAATCGTGTGGTTGATGCTCGGCCGCGAGGACCCCAAGCTCACAATGGACATGCTCCGGAATCTGGGCGCATTCTGTGTGAGTTACACGGCGCTGATCGCGCTGGCGATCTCCTTCACCCTGGTGGCGCCGATGCCGATCGCCGCATTACTGTCACTGGGCGTCTATTTTTTGGCTTCCGTGTACGGTTACGGGCAGCAGGTCGCCGAGACCGCGCGCCTGCACCCCTTCTGGCGAGCACTCGGCGCGCTGGTCTTCCATCTCGGCCGCTACGCAACCCCACGCGTGAACTGGCTAAACACCGACCGGCCATTTTACCAGATCACCGGCCACACCCAGCCCGAAGCCATTCTGTATGTGCTTGCCTATTCGATGGCAGTGCTCATTCTCGGCGCCGTCGTCTTCTCGCGGCGGGAACTCTAG
- the rsmG gene encoding 16S rRNA (guanine(527)-N(7))-methyltransferase RsmG: MNAQLPSFDNALIEGASQFGFSLDESQVTDLTLLVDQLLDWNQRMNLTAVRDPHDIAIKHIIDSMTCLRVVPFPEGASVLDVGTGAGFPGLVLSALRRDLRLTLLDSTNKKLAFVEHVARLLSLAHAKVAFGRAEEAGRLPEHREHYDIVVARAVAPMRILAELCLPFTRPGGHFLAMKGPNLRDEMNNAEHTISVLGGQILEPILFQLPFGGGDRAIVPIFKAKPTPSAYPRLYRDIRRQPV, translated from the coding sequence ATGAACGCACAACTGCCATCCTTTGACAATGCCCTCATCGAGGGCGCATCCCAGTTCGGTTTCTCGCTGGACGAATCCCAAGTGACCGACCTGACCCTTCTGGTCGATCAACTCCTGGACTGGAACCAGCGTATGAATCTGACCGCGGTGCGCGACCCGCACGACATCGCCATCAAACACATCATAGATTCCATGACGTGCCTACGCGTGGTACCGTTCCCGGAAGGCGCATCCGTACTCGATGTCGGAACCGGCGCGGGGTTTCCAGGGCTCGTGCTCAGCGCTCTCAGGCGCGACCTGCGCCTGACCCTGCTTGACAGCACCAATAAGAAGCTTGCGTTCGTCGAACACGTAGCCCGCCTTCTGAGCCTCGCGCACGCCAAAGTCGCCTTCGGCCGTGCCGAGGAGGCCGGTCGCTTGCCCGAGCACCGAGAACACTACGACATAGTTGTAGCCCGCGCCGTTGCGCCTATGCGGATCCTGGCCGAGCTCTGCCTCCCATTCACACGCCCGGGCGGCCATTTCCTCGCCATGAAGGGCCCCAACCTCCGTGACGAAATGAACAATGCAGAACACACGATATCCGTGCTCGGCGGCCAAATACTGGAGCCCATCCTCTTCCAACTACCCTTCGGCGGCGGCGACCGCGCCATCGTGCCCATCTTCAAGGCGAAGCCCACACCGTCCGCCTACCCGCGCTTGTACCGGGACATTCGCCGCCAACCGGTATGA
- a CDS encoding ParB/RepB/Spo0J family partition protein, whose amino-acid sequence MDNPIISPDNPRNTTVTDLPVAKIEPNPYQPRTVFNEVALQELAASIQQHGVLQPVIVRPSGSGYQLVSGERRLQASRRANLSTIPAVIQSYDDRTVLEIAIVENVQREDISPLEAARAYKRLIEEFGLTQEQVALRVGKSRPAVSNTLRLLKLPKIIQQSLACGDITEGHARSLLSIQDPEWQMRAWEKIVQENLSVREAERLAYGNEPETPRAERRERGDVSREARERGAQGQSLSPELEALENRLRSLLGTRVRIRGTLDGGTVNIEYFDAQDLQRIAELLGLP is encoded by the coding sequence ATGGACAATCCGATCATTTCACCAGACAACCCCCGCAACACGACCGTCACCGATCTGCCCGTCGCTAAGATCGAGCCAAACCCCTACCAGCCGCGGACGGTCTTCAATGAGGTCGCCCTGCAAGAGCTTGCCGCCTCCATCCAGCAACACGGCGTTCTACAGCCGGTCATCGTGCGGCCAAGCGGTTCCGGTTACCAGCTAGTTAGCGGTGAGCGTCGCCTGCAGGCGTCTCGTAGGGCGAACCTGAGCACCATTCCCGCGGTGATTCAGTCCTACGACGACCGCACGGTGCTCGAAATCGCGATCGTCGAAAACGTCCAACGCGAGGATATTAGCCCGTTGGAGGCGGCGCGCGCCTACAAGCGTCTCATAGAGGAATTCGGGCTCACCCAGGAACAGGTGGCCTTGCGCGTCGGCAAGAGCCGCCCTGCGGTTTCGAACACGCTCCGGCTCTTGAAACTGCCCAAGATTATTCAGCAAAGTTTGGCGTGCGGCGACATCACGGAAGGCCACGCGCGCAGCCTCCTCAGCATACAGGACCCCGAGTGGCAGATGCGGGCGTGGGAAAAGATCGTACAGGAAAATCTGTCCGTGCGCGAGGCCGAGCGCCTCGCTTACGGAAACGAACCCGAGACGCCTCGGGCCGAACGGCGTGAACGCGGGGACGTTTCACGTGAAGCACGGGAACGCGGCGCGCAGGGCCAGAGCCTCTCGCCGGAGCTTGAGGCGCTCGAAAACAGGCTCAGGTCGCTGCTCGGGACTCGCGTGCGGATTCGCGGAACGCTGGATGGGGGGACTGTCAATATCGAGTACTTTGACGCCCAGGATCTGCAGAGGATAGCAGAACTGCTGGGCCTTCCGTGA
- a CDS encoding DNA-processing protein DprA, whose product MALGHILQHTGGDVPAGVFGRAASWYAEEYGLPRAAAKALSEYVPQGRDAYAKLPIRLVTTVDQAYPGDLRRMEHPPPLVSEHGIGNCELTKGSFSVLCSARSEMDRAEEAKAAIQAGLEAGWHVVSGHNRPIYQWAVLAAKRSERPSVMVLDRGFLCAFDSDMHRDPVAAARIWGFAFDADHCTALSAFRLRDAWTPPNGRRRDAMVVALSDTIVVLGMRSGGTIHHLCEHALASGQRVYADEAAMEVLGSQGASLWTGTFPAGPLLR is encoded by the coding sequence ATGGCGCTTGGCCACATTCTCCAACACACCGGAGGGGATGTCCCGGCCGGCGTGTTCGGCCGCGCGGCCAGTTGGTATGCCGAGGAATACGGCTTGCCCCGAGCGGCCGCGAAGGCGCTCAGCGAGTATGTTCCGCAGGGCCGAGACGCATACGCGAAGTTACCAATCCGGTTGGTAACTACCGTAGACCAGGCATATCCAGGCGATCTTAGGCGTATGGAGCACCCGCCTCCACTCGTGTCTGAGCACGGAATCGGAAATTGCGAGTTAACTAAGGGTAGTTTTAGTGTGCTTTGCTCGGCCCGTTCGGAGATGGATCGGGCGGAGGAGGCCAAAGCCGCCATCCAGGCCGGGCTGGAGGCTGGGTGGCATGTCGTGAGTGGGCATAACCGACCGATATATCAATGGGCCGTCTTGGCGGCAAAACGAAGTGAACGCCCTTCCGTGATGGTGCTGGATCGAGGCTTTCTCTGCGCGTTCGATTCCGACATGCATCGGGATCCGGTCGCAGCGGCTCGAATCTGGGGCTTCGCGTTCGACGCGGATCACTGTACGGCGCTCTCCGCCTTTCGCTTGAGGGACGCGTGGACGCCCCCGAACGGCCGGCGGAGGGATGCGATGGTGGTGGCCCTATCCGACACCATCGTGGTGCTGGGGATGCGGAGTGGAGGGACCATTCACCATCTGTGCGAGCACGCGCTCGCATCAGGGCAGAGAGTATACGCAGATGAGGCTGCCATGGAGGTCCTTGGCAGCCAGGGTGCGTCGCTCTGGACGGGGACTTTCCCAGCCGGACCGCTTTTGCGATAA